From the Oleiphilus messinensis genome, one window contains:
- the rpsI gene encoding 30S ribosomal protein S9, with translation MSVTQNYGTGRRKTSAARVFLRPGTGQITVNSRPLDKFFGRETARMVVRQPLELVEMTDKFDVLVTVSGGGTTGQAGAIRHGLTRALIEYDEAFRSPLRKAGFVTRDAREVERKKVGLRKARKRPQFSKR, from the coding sequence ATGTCAGTTACACAAAACTACGGTACTGGTCGTCGCAAAACATCCGCTGCTCGTGTGTTTTTGCGTCCAGGAACAGGTCAAATTACAGTTAATAGTCGTCCTCTGGATAAATTCTTTGGTCGCGAAACAGCTCGAATGGTTGTTCGTCAGCCACTTGAATTAGTCGAGATGACTGATAAGTTCGACGTGTTGGTTACAGTAAGCGGTGGTGGAACCACTGGTCAGGCGGGTGCGATTCGTCACGGTCTGACTCGTGCTTTGATCGAGTATGATGAAGCGTTCCGCAGTCCTCTGCGTAAAGCAGGGTTCGTTACTCGTGATGCACGTGAAGTTGAGCGTAAAAAGGTTGGTTTGCGGAAGGCGAGAAAGCGTCCTCAGTTCTCCAAGCGTTAA
- the rplM gene encoding 50S ribosomal protein L13, producing the protein MKTLSAKPETVKRDWFVVDAAGKTLGRLSTEIARRLRGKHKTEYTPHVDTGDYIVVVNAEKVHVTGNKAKDKMYYRHTGYIGGIKSRSFDEMIDHSPEQVIQIAVKGMLPKGPLGRAMFKKLKVYTGAEHPHTAQQPRELEI; encoded by the coding sequence ATGAAAACTTTAAGCGCAAAGCCAGAAACCGTAAAGCGTGACTGGTTCGTTGTCGATGCAGCAGGTAAGACCCTCGGTCGTCTGTCTACCGAGATTGCCCGTCGTCTGAGGGGCAAGCATAAAACTGAATACACCCCTCACGTCGATACCGGTGATTACATTGTTGTTGTCAATGCAGAGAAAGTGCATGTGACGGGTAACAAAGCAAAAGATAAAATGTATTATCGCCATACCGGCTACATTGGTGGTATAAAGTCCAGATCTTTTGATGAAATGATTGATCACAGCCCAGAGCAAGTGATTCAGATCGCAGTTAAAGGTATGTTGCCAAAAGGCCCATTGGGTCGGGCAATGTTCAAGAAACTGAAAGTATACACTGGTGCAGAGCATCCACACACAGCTCAGCAACCTCGAGAATTGGAAATTTAA